From Streptomyces griseorubiginosus, one genomic window encodes:
- a CDS encoding enoyl-CoA hydratase/isomerase family protein, with translation MPVLTHSLEGDVATIVLDNPPQNRLAPEFTQELSEAVDAITRSPARAVLLRAEGPDFSWGGDFRPWLDADRTSLRADFDQILSVINRFEQLRLPVVAAVQGLCFGGGFELALRADIILAGESARFGHPEQSLGIVTLLGGIHRVAERAGRALAYEWALTSEQVPATVMAEAGVINRVVPDDQLRTEAEAFTQKIAQGPTRAHVVHKALLRAWATGGIPSADQQLFDLAVPLYETEDVKDGLASAAKALKEGRPRPVLPFKGR, from the coding sequence ATGCCCGTTCTCACCCACTCCCTCGAGGGCGATGTCGCCACGATCGTCCTCGACAACCCGCCGCAGAACCGCCTCGCACCCGAGTTCACCCAGGAACTCAGCGAAGCCGTCGACGCCATCACGCGCAGCCCGGCCCGCGCCGTGCTACTGCGGGCCGAGGGGCCCGACTTCAGCTGGGGCGGCGACTTCCGGCCCTGGCTCGACGCCGACCGCACCAGCCTGCGAGCCGACTTCGACCAGATCCTGAGCGTGATCAACCGGTTCGAACAGCTCCGGCTCCCGGTCGTGGCCGCGGTCCAGGGGCTGTGCTTCGGCGGCGGGTTCGAACTCGCGCTGCGCGCCGACATCATCCTCGCCGGCGAGAGCGCCCGCTTCGGCCATCCCGAGCAGTCGCTCGGCATCGTCACCCTCCTCGGCGGAATCCACCGCGTGGCCGAACGGGCCGGCCGGGCCCTCGCCTACGAATGGGCACTGACCTCCGAGCAGGTACCCGCCACGGTCATGGCCGAGGCCGGCGTCATCAACCGCGTCGTCCCCGACGACCAACTCCGCACCGAGGCCGAGGCCTTCACCCAAAAGATCGCCCAGGGCCCCACCCGGGCCCACGTCGTGCACAAGGCGCTGCTGCGCGCCTGGGCCACCGGCGGCATCCCGTCCGCCGACCAGCAACTGTTCGACCTCGCCGTCCCCCTCTACGAGACCGAGGACGTCAAGGACGGCCTGGCCTCCGCCGCCAAGGCCCTCAAGGAGGGCCGCCCCCGGCCCGTCCTGCCCTTCAAGGGCCGCTGA
- a CDS encoding SNG1 family protein, with product MNGTNPFRVLRAKPLWIASGAITGVLALLFAVLYVGANIDPAGHMKNLPVGLVNADKGAEVGGRQVNLGARITDSIEKSTAGGGKVDWKVMDEREVKEELGKGKLYGALVVPADFTSSVTALTGTTAAGTPVRPELTVLTNQSAGSLGSSLARVATTQAAESSSLQVGRELTAQIGAQQVKLPPAARVLLADPAAVTVKDGHPLDSHSGLGLTAFYYALALVVVGMLSANVISGQVDHSLGYTHNDLGPLRLHRPLIRATRVQTLAISSTLMAALSLLMGTLVMVGAVGLMGMDASHLPLLWLYSVCAVAVSGIGALTLLAVFGTPGMLVATLVFIGMAVPTANATTPIQALPGFYRFLAEFEPLRQIADGVRAIIYYDAQGDAGLTRGWVMMAVGLVAAVLFGFGVLGWYDRKGLHRIPVETDVEPRATPV from the coding sequence ATGAACGGAACCAATCCCTTCCGCGTACTGCGCGCGAAACCCCTGTGGATCGCCAGCGGCGCCATCACCGGCGTTCTCGCGCTGCTGTTCGCCGTGCTGTACGTCGGCGCCAACATCGACCCGGCCGGTCACATGAAGAACCTGCCGGTCGGTCTGGTCAACGCGGACAAGGGGGCCGAGGTCGGCGGCAGGCAGGTCAACCTGGGGGCCCGGATCACCGACTCGATCGAGAAGTCCACCGCGGGAGGGGGCAAGGTCGACTGGAAGGTGATGGACGAGCGGGAGGTGAAGGAGGAACTCGGCAAGGGCAAGCTGTACGGCGCGCTCGTCGTGCCCGCCGACTTCACGTCCTCGGTCACCGCCCTGACCGGCACCACGGCCGCCGGGACCCCGGTCCGGCCGGAGCTGACGGTGCTCACGAACCAGTCCGCCGGCAGCCTGGGTTCCAGCCTCGCGCGGGTCGCGACGACACAGGCGGCCGAGAGCTCCTCGCTCCAGGTGGGCAGGGAACTGACCGCGCAGATCGGTGCCCAGCAGGTGAAGCTGCCCCCCGCGGCCCGTGTCCTGCTCGCCGATCCGGCCGCCGTCACCGTGAAGGACGGTCACCCGCTCGACTCGCACAGCGGCCTGGGTCTGACGGCGTTCTACTACGCGCTCGCCCTCGTGGTCGTCGGCATGCTCTCCGCCAACGTCATCAGCGGCCAGGTCGACCACAGCCTCGGTTACACCCACAACGACCTGGGCCCGCTGCGTCTGCACCGGCCGCTGATCCGGGCGACCCGGGTGCAGACCCTCGCCATCAGCAGCACCCTCATGGCGGCCCTGTCCCTGCTGATGGGCACCCTGGTCATGGTCGGGGCGGTCGGTCTCATGGGCATGGACGCCTCCCATCTGCCGCTGCTGTGGCTGTACTCGGTGTGCGCCGTCGCGGTCTCCGGGATCGGCGCGCTCACCCTCCTCGCGGTGTTCGGAACGCCCGGCATGCTGGTGGCCACACTGGTCTTCATCGGAATGGCGGTACCGACGGCCAACGCCACCACGCCGATTCAGGCGCTGCCCGGCTTCTACCGCTTCCTCGCGGAGTTCGAGCCCCTGCGGCAGATCGCCGACGGTGTCCGCGCGATCATCTACTACGACGCGCAGGGTGACGCGGGTCTGACCCGGGGCTGGGTGATGATGGCCGTCGGCCTCGTGGCGGCCGTGCTGTTCGGCTTCGGTGTGCTGGGGTGGTACGACCGCAAGGGGCTGCACCGCATCCCGGTCGAGACGGACGTCGAGCCGAGGGCCACCCCGGTGTGA
- a CDS encoding flavin reductase family protein, with the protein MIIDSADLDAKSAYKLLIGSVIPRPIAWVSTLSTEGVGNLAPISFFTVVGRKPPRISLSIQPRSDGATLKDSFVNIRDTGEFVTNMATLPQINGLNRSAFEFEPDVDEFDAVGLEKVPSEAVRPPRIKGAPVAFECTVEHIFSAPDGLNNIVWGNVVRFYVRDDLYVDGRIDFGAIAPVGRLAAEYTVVDNTFETPLDADVIQERASRRMVRLDGKDTHYSPIDTPAWSPSGSTTVRD; encoded by the coding sequence ATGATCATCGACTCGGCCGATCTGGACGCGAAGTCCGCCTACAAGCTGCTCATCGGCAGCGTCATTCCGCGCCCCATCGCGTGGGTGAGCACCCTGTCCACCGAGGGCGTGGGCAACCTGGCCCCCATCTCCTTCTTCACGGTCGTCGGGCGCAAGCCGCCCCGGATCTCGCTGTCGATCCAGCCGCGTTCGGACGGGGCCACGCTCAAGGATAGCTTCGTCAACATCCGCGACACCGGTGAGTTCGTCACCAACATGGCCACCCTGCCGCAGATCAACGGGCTGAACCGCAGTGCCTTCGAGTTCGAGCCCGACGTCGACGAGTTCGACGCGGTCGGGCTGGAGAAGGTGCCGTCCGAGGCTGTTCGCCCGCCGCGCATCAAGGGCGCGCCCGTCGCGTTCGAGTGCACCGTCGAGCACATCTTCTCGGCGCCCGACGGACTCAACAACATCGTCTGGGGCAACGTGGTGCGCTTCTACGTCCGGGACGACCTCTACGTGGACGGCCGGATCGACTTCGGCGCCATCGCCCCGGTGGGACGCCTCGCCGCCGAATACACCGTCGTGGACAACACGTTCGAGACACCGCTCGACGCCGACGTGATCCAGGAGCGCGCCAGTCGCCGTATGGTCCGGCTGGACGGCAAGGACACGCACTACTCGCCGATCGACACGCCCGCGTGGTCGCCGTCCGGCTCCACCACCGTCCGCGACTGA
- a CDS encoding maleylpyruvate isomerase family mycothiol-dependent enzyme, whose product MTPEDAIVATADRIAELLEAGADPHTPLPGAEWTVGEAAAHLALAGKLMADIGAGEDRPYGDGTPSGLAAANRASLDLFPQRDPAVLGAEIAVTARAFVAAAAGRDPREAVLTPMGPMDLSTLSSYLLTHLLGHGYDIAVALRGPHMVDRDMVALTLPFMRQAMPRVVNADAVGHHACYLLRIGSARFAVTFADGVPTVTDTPPRRPDCTIAIDPVAFLLLALGRWTAPTAMARAKVVAWGRKPWLGLRFPLLFTAP is encoded by the coding sequence ATGACACCCGAGGATGCCATCGTCGCCACCGCCGACCGGATCGCCGAGCTGCTGGAGGCGGGGGCCGACCCGCACACACCGCTGCCGGGCGCGGAGTGGACGGTGGGGGAAGCGGCGGCGCATCTCGCGCTGGCGGGGAAACTCATGGCGGACATCGGGGCGGGCGAGGACCGGCCGTACGGCGACGGGACGCCGAGCGGTCTCGCGGCGGCCAACCGTGCCTCTCTGGACCTCTTCCCGCAGCGGGATCCGGCGGTCCTCGGCGCGGAGATCGCCGTCACCGCCCGGGCCTTCGTCGCGGCCGCGGCCGGCCGTGACCCGCGGGAGGCGGTGCTGACGCCGATGGGGCCGATGGACTTGTCCACCCTGAGTTCGTATCTGCTGACGCACCTGCTCGGGCACGGTTACGACATCGCGGTCGCGCTGCGCGGGCCCCACATGGTCGACCGGGACATGGTCGCGCTCACGCTGCCCTTCATGCGACAGGCCATGCCGCGCGTGGTGAACGCCGACGCGGTCGGCCACCACGCGTGCTATCTGTTGCGGATCGGCAGCGCCCGCTTCGCCGTCACCTTCGCGGACGGCGTGCCCACGGTCACCGACACCCCGCCCCGGCGCCCCGACTGCACGATAGCCATCGACCCCGTCGCCTTTCTCCTCCTCGCCCTGGGCCGCTGGACCGCCCCCACCGCCATGGCCCGCGCCAAGGTCGTCGCCTGGGGCCGCAAACCGTGGCTGGGCCTGCGCTTCCCGTTGCTCTTCACCGCGCCGTAG
- a CDS encoding VOC family protein — MSAVAFTKAAPVVPVRDLDAALERYRRLGFEARAYDGPDRYGFVERGAVQVHLTESPEHDPLRTGAVVYLYVSDADAVHAEWRAAGVEGRFTEPADTPYALREFTFVDVDGTAHRVGSP, encoded by the coding sequence ATGTCAGCAGTCGCGTTCACCAAGGCCGCACCCGTCGTCCCCGTCCGCGATCTCGACGCCGCCCTGGAGCGGTACCGGCGCCTGGGCTTCGAGGCCCGCGCCTACGACGGTCCGGACCGCTACGGCTTCGTCGAGCGGGGCGCCGTCCAGGTCCACCTCACCGAGTCGCCCGAGCACGACCCGCTGCGCACCGGGGCCGTCGTCTACCTGTATGTGAGCGACGCCGACGCCGTCCACGCCGAGTGGCGGGCCGCCGGTGTCGAGGGCCGCTTCACCGAACCGGCGGACACCCCCTACGCGCTGCGCGAGTTCACCTTCGTGGACGTCGACGGCACGGCGCACCGGGTCGGTTCGCCGTAG
- a CDS encoding CGNR zinc finger domain-containing protein, which translates to MAWSASTRYEVDPAPLGLALVHDLLNTISAGRPRAADLLDDLADAQAWVDQALDGWAQEAAQAPAQVRLTEHDLEELRGLRAELRGLLTSLDGEDSRGDVTGAAPAVHVAAAALRMDREGRVVLEPRGQGWRYVAALVLLEVFQAQRADTWRRLKICRNARCTTAFFDRSRNNSGVWHSTRTCGNPENLRAHRARQRVRSAES; encoded by the coding sequence ATGGCGTGGTCCGCATCCACGCGGTACGAGGTCGACCCGGCCCCCCTCGGGCTGGCGCTGGTGCACGACCTGCTGAACACCATCTCCGCCGGCCGGCCCCGGGCGGCAGACCTTCTGGACGACCTGGCCGACGCGCAGGCATGGGTCGACCAAGCCCTGGACGGCTGGGCGCAGGAGGCCGCGCAAGCCCCGGCGCAGGTGCGGCTCACCGAGCACGATCTTGAGGAACTGCGCGGTCTGCGCGCCGAGTTGAGAGGGCTTCTGACCTCGCTCGACGGTGAGGACTCGCGCGGTGACGTCACCGGCGCGGCGCCTGCCGTTCACGTCGCGGCGGCGGCCCTGCGGATGGACCGCGAGGGGCGGGTCGTCCTGGAGCCGCGCGGACAGGGCTGGCGGTATGTGGCCGCCCTGGTTCTCCTCGAGGTGTTCCAGGCCCAGCGGGCGGACACCTGGCGCCGGCTCAAGATCTGCCGCAACGCCCGTTGTACGACGGCTTTCTTCGACCGCTCCCGCAACAACAGCGGTGTGTGGCACTCCACCAGGACCTGCGGCAACCCGGAGAACCTGCGCGCCCATCGAGCGCGTCAGCGCGTGCGGAGTGCCGAGTCGTAG
- a CDS encoding aldehyde dehydrogenase family protein, which translates to MSVPPSVQEAVHACAVRARQGSAALARASDAEIDTALRAMAERLHTARDVLTAANQDDLRSAVSSGMSAALQDRLRLTGPRLEDMAAALRTLADVPHEPRDTVLEERPDGLVLLERRRPVGVIGANFEARPNVTLDVASQFLKSRNGGVLRTGSAALRSSQALVTHVITPALTEAGLNPDAIQLVPSEDRAAAYALVSLPETVPLVILRGSGDSTRELGREAARHGVRTLAHADGGGVLYVARDADEKLVHELVTSSLDRLGVCNRLNLLLIDRAAHDALLPGILKTLEGLGIAASLPPHAHARGYEWSLDSERAATVTIDAADGPAEAARIANEETSGLAAAIATHDPDTAARFMDAYGGSGVFWNSTTRLLDGFKLLRLPETGINIDRVPGPRGPVTYRDLYLRQYVVRPAASLHG; encoded by the coding sequence ATGAGCGTGCCCCCCTCCGTCCAAGAGGCTGTTCACGCCTGCGCGGTGCGCGCGAGGCAGGGTTCGGCCGCCCTGGCGCGGGCCTCGGACGCGGAGATCGACACCGCGCTGCGGGCCATGGCGGAGCGGCTGCACACGGCACGCGACGTGCTGACGGCGGCGAATCAGGACGACCTGCGATCGGCCGTCTCGAGCGGAATGTCGGCGGCACTGCAGGATCGCCTGCGGCTGACCGGCCCCCGGCTCGAGGACATGGCCGCGGCGTTGCGCACCTTGGCGGACGTGCCGCACGAGCCGCGGGACACGGTCCTCGAGGAGCGTCCCGACGGCCTGGTCCTGCTGGAGCGCCGCCGCCCGGTGGGGGTCATCGGCGCGAACTTCGAGGCCCGTCCGAATGTGACACTCGACGTCGCCTCCCAGTTCCTCAAGTCCCGCAACGGCGGCGTACTGCGCACCGGTTCGGCGGCCCTGCGCTCCTCCCAGGCCCTGGTCACCCACGTGATCACGCCCGCCCTCACCGAGGCGGGACTGAACCCGGACGCCATCCAGTTGGTGCCGAGCGAGGACCGGGCGGCCGCGTACGCGCTGGTGTCGCTCCCCGAGACCGTCCCCCTGGTCATCCTGCGCGGCAGCGGCGACAGCACCCGGGAACTCGGCCGCGAGGCCGCGCGCCACGGTGTGCGCACGCTGGCCCACGCGGACGGCGGCGGAGTGCTGTACGTGGCCCGGGACGCCGACGAGAAGCTGGTGCACGAGCTGGTCACCAGCAGCCTGGACCGGCTGGGTGTCTGCAACCGGCTCAATCTGCTCCTCATCGACCGGGCCGCCCACGACGCACTGCTGCCGGGCATCCTGAAGACCCTGGAAGGCCTGGGCATCGCCGCGTCGCTGCCGCCACATGCCCACGCGCGCGGCTACGAGTGGTCCCTGGACTCCGAGCGCGCGGCCACGGTGACGATCGACGCGGCGGACGGCCCGGCCGAAGCCGCGCGGATCGCCAACGAGGAGACCTCCGGACTGGCCGCCGCCATCGCCACCCACGACCCGGACACCGCGGCCCGGTTCATGGACGCCTACGGCGGCTCGGGCGTCTTCTGGAACTCCACGACCCGCCTCCTCGACGGCTTCAAGCTCCTGCGCCTACCGGAAACCGGCATCAACATCGACCGTGTCCCCGGCCCCCGCGGCCCCGTCACCTACCGCGACCTGTATCTCCGCCAGTACGTCGTGCGACCGGCGGCGTCCCTGCACGGGTGA
- a CDS encoding TetR/AcrR family transcriptional regulator, with the protein MTTEAKPTSRERLLEAAATLSYQDGVHIGVDALCRAAGVSKRSMYQLFESKDELLAASLKERSAAFVATLLPPAADGRSPRSRILHVFEQLESQAGASAFRGCPYLAVQIELKDQSHPASQVAHRIKAKLTAFFRAEAERGGASDPGLLARQLIMVFDGASARAGIGADAMTGLVAPTVVTLLDAAGVR; encoded by the coding sequence ATGACCACTGAAGCGAAGCCAACTTCCAGAGAACGCCTGCTGGAGGCGGCTGCCACGCTCAGCTACCAGGACGGTGTCCATATCGGCGTCGACGCGCTGTGCCGGGCGGCGGGAGTGTCGAAGCGCTCCATGTACCAGCTGTTCGAGAGCAAGGACGAACTGCTCGCGGCAAGCTTGAAGGAGCGCAGTGCCGCATTCGTGGCCACTCTCCTGCCCCCGGCGGCCGACGGGCGCTCCCCCCGCTCCCGGATTCTGCACGTCTTCGAGCAACTGGAGTCACAGGCGGGCGCGTCCGCCTTCCGGGGCTGCCCGTACCTGGCCGTGCAGATCGAACTGAAGGACCAGAGCCATCCCGCGAGCCAGGTGGCACACCGGATCAAGGCGAAACTGACGGCCTTCTTCCGTGCCGAGGCCGAGCGCGGTGGCGCGAGCGACCCCGGCCTGCTGGCCCGGCAGCTGATCATGGTCTTCGACGGAGCCAGCGCCCGCGCGGGGATCGGTGCCGACGCGATGACGGGACTCGTCGCCCCCACGGTGGTCACCCTGTTGGACGCGGCAGGCGTGCGCTGA
- a CDS encoding right-handed parallel beta-helix repeat-containing protein — MRVNKAIWTAALVGAALALPAPQASAAPTTLVVATNGNDTAPGTLAQPLRTVQRAVDLAKPGDTIAVRAGTYALTDNITIATSGTPSQPISLGAYQGERVVIDGEQLAASHTPVGGSIPRAERGAIHQEASYWRISDLEIVNGPYGVYCDGCVGNVFARLKTHDNYESGFQLQGASSDNQILNLDSWANRDPRKNGESADGLAIKEGSGTGNVVRGARLWNNVDDGFDAWKFTSPILIENTLAYGNGVNRWNFPDFAGDGNGFKLGGGTPAPAVAHTVRNSIAFKNAAHGVTDNGNTGALVLTRNSTWANGGTGFDADVSGGKARLTANLSVADPKAAALGPATVSSGNSWDLGGTWNAASVLSTDPAAVTGPRATDGSLPSAPTFLVPRNGTNVGARF; from the coding sequence ATGCGTGTGAACAAGGCGATCTGGACGGCGGCACTGGTGGGCGCGGCCCTGGCGTTACCGGCACCTCAGGCGTCCGCCGCGCCGACCACCCTGGTGGTGGCGACGAACGGCAACGACACCGCGCCGGGCACGCTCGCCCAGCCGCTGCGGACGGTCCAGCGGGCCGTCGACCTGGCGAAGCCCGGCGACACCATCGCCGTACGCGCCGGGACGTACGCGCTCACGGACAACATCACCATCGCCACGTCCGGCACCCCGTCCCAGCCGATCTCGCTGGGCGCCTATCAGGGCGAGCGGGTCGTGATCGACGGCGAGCAACTGGCCGCGAGCCACACCCCGGTCGGCGGCAGCATCCCGCGGGCCGAACGCGGGGCGATCCACCAGGAGGCGTCGTACTGGCGGATCTCGGATCTGGAGATCGTCAACGGCCCTTACGGGGTGTACTGCGACGGCTGCGTCGGCAATGTCTTCGCGCGCCTGAAGACCCATGACAACTACGAGTCGGGGTTCCAGCTCCAGGGCGCCTCCAGCGACAACCAGATCCTGAACCTGGACAGTTGGGCCAACCGCGACCCGCGCAAGAACGGCGAGAGCGCGGACGGGCTCGCCATCAAGGAGGGTTCGGGCACCGGCAACGTGGTGCGGGGCGCGCGGCTGTGGAACAACGTCGACGACGGCTTCGACGCCTGGAAGTTCACCTCGCCGATCCTGATCGAGAACACCCTCGCGTACGGCAACGGCGTCAACCGCTGGAACTTCCCCGACTTCGCGGGCGACGGCAACGGCTTCAAGCTCGGCGGCGGCACCCCGGCACCGGCGGTGGCCCACACCGTGCGCAACTCGATCGCCTTCAAGAACGCGGCGCACGGCGTCACCGACAACGGCAACACCGGCGCGCTCGTCCTGACCCGCAACTCGACGTGGGCCAACGGCGGCACCGGCTTCGACGCCGACGTGTCGGGCGGCAAGGCCCGGCTGACCGCGAACCTGTCGGTCGCCGACCCGAAGGCGGCCGCCCTAGGCCCGGCGACCGTCTCCAGCGGCAACTCCTGGGATCTGGGCGGCACTTGGAACGCCGCGTCGGTACTGAGCACGGATCCGGCGGCCGTCACCGGGCCTCGCGCGACCGACGGTTCGCTCCCCTCGGCACCGACGTTCCTCGTACCGCGCAACGGGACGAACGTGGGGGCGCGCTTCTAG
- a CDS encoding dodecin, which translates to MSNHTYRVTEIVGTSPDGVDQAIRNGISRASQTLRNLDWFEVTQVRGQIEDGQVQHWQVGLKVGFRLEESD; encoded by the coding sequence ATGTCGAACCACACCTACCGGGTCACCGAGATCGTGGGCACCTCGCCCGACGGCGTGGACCAGGCGATCCGCAACGGCATCAGCCGCGCCTCGCAGACCTTGCGCAACCTGGACTGGTTCGAGGTGACCCAGGTGCGGGGGCAGATCGAGGACGGGCAGGTCCAGCACTGGCAGGTCGGCCTCAAGGTCGGTTTCCGCCTCGAAGAGTCCGACTGA
- the rpmF gene encoding 50S ribosomal protein L32 yields the protein MAVPKRKMSRSNTRHRRSQWKATTAQLVPVTVDGVAHLVPQNLVKAYERGLLRPEG from the coding sequence ATGGCCGTCCCCAAGCGGAAGATGTCCCGCAGCAACACCCGCCACCGCCGCTCGCAGTGGAAGGCGACCACCGCCCAGCTGGTGCCGGTCACCGTCGACGGCGTCGCCCATCTCGTCCCGCAGAACCTGGTCAAGGCGTACGAGCGCGGCCTGCTGCGCCCCGAGGGCTGA
- a CDS encoding (2Fe-2S) ferredoxin domain-containing protein, with protein sequence MSSTPRTFLTGSASCTLVVCRGCCCGDARKNPGTDHAWQLELLRAGAAEHGFQVRTTDCLGPCDQANVIVVRPSAAGRRAGGKAAWIGFVTDDEATEEVVRWAAAGGPGVAEPPLTLELQFIQPPREARVRSRRRR encoded by the coding sequence ATGTCCTCGACACCCCGCACGTTCCTGACCGGCTCCGCGTCCTGCACCCTCGTCGTCTGCCGGGGCTGCTGCTGCGGCGACGCCCGCAAGAACCCCGGCACCGACCACGCCTGGCAGCTGGAGCTACTGCGGGCCGGAGCGGCCGAGCACGGCTTCCAGGTCCGTACGACCGACTGCCTGGGCCCCTGCGACCAGGCGAACGTCATCGTCGTACGGCCGTCAGCCGCGGGGCGCCGGGCGGGCGGCAAGGCCGCGTGGATCGGGTTCGTGACGGACGACGAGGCCACCGAGGAGGTCGTGCGGTGGGCGGCGGCCGGGGGCCCCGGGGTCGCCGAGCCGCCCCTGACGCTGGAGCTCCAGTTCATCCAGCCGCCGCGGGAGGCGAGGGTGCGGTCCCGTCGCCGCCGCTGA
- a CDS encoding Repetin: MNRRTKTAVLGATLLLTAAVAGSAAASGDGRREAAALTGTAKMSRSTAEDVTFSFDAHLAAKDNDDPLKATGTFEWSHYLHGDGAWAKAKVDCLVTGGKVAVVSGVVTDSDLPGAKGKRVGVTVHDLGRHDRLGYSWAATGTPVETPDLPRCVSSAPFEKVRQGTGDYRVVPWEPKF, from the coding sequence ATGAACCGCCGTACGAAGACTGCTGTGTTGGGTGCCACGCTCCTGCTCACCGCCGCGGTGGCGGGCTCGGCGGCCGCCTCCGGTGACGGCCGGCGGGAAGCCGCCGCCCTCACCGGCACCGCGAAGATGTCCCGGTCGACCGCGGAGGACGTCACGTTCTCGTTCGACGCCCATCTGGCGGCGAAGGACAACGACGACCCGCTCAAGGCGACCGGGACCTTCGAGTGGAGTCACTACCTCCACGGTGACGGCGCCTGGGCGAAGGCGAAGGTCGACTGCCTCGTGACCGGCGGCAAGGTGGCGGTCGTCTCGGGTGTCGTCACCGACTCGGACCTGCCCGGCGCCAAGGGGAAGCGGGTCGGCGTCACGGTCCACGACCTCGGCCGCCACGACCGGCTCGGCTACAGCTGGGCCGCGACGGGCACGCCGGTGGAGACGCCCGACCTGCCCAGGTGCGTGAGCTCAGCACCCTTCGAGAAGGTCAGGCAGGGCACGGGCGACTACCGGGTCGTCCCCTGGGAGCCGAAGTTCTAG
- a CDS encoding MalY/PatB family protein codes for MPRDTSAPDTPNPLRSLSLEQLRRRTSMKWRTYPEDVLPLWVAEMDVPLAEPVVRAVQEALALGDTGYPAGTAYAEALAGFAAGRWGWDGLAVERTAIVPDVMLGIVEMLKLVSGPGDPVVVNSPVYPPFYGFVENMGRKVVEAPLGADGRIDFAVLEDTFGRLRGDAGRPAYLLCSPHNPTGAVHTADELASVAALARTYGVRVVADEIHAPITAAGATFVPYLAVPGAESGLSLMSASKAWNLAGLKAAVAVAGPEAADDLARLPEEVGHGPSHVGVIAHTAALRDGGAWLDALLGGLDDNRRLLTALLAEHLPAVRHEPSEATYLAWLDCRALDLDGDPADVFLERGRVALTSGIPFGTGGAGFVRLNLATSPELITEGVRRMAAAVG; via the coding sequence ATGCCTCGCGACACCTCTGCCCCCGACACCCCGAATCCGCTGCGGTCGCTCTCCCTGGAGCAGCTCCGGCGGCGTACGAGCATGAAGTGGCGGACGTACCCCGAGGACGTGCTGCCGTTGTGGGTCGCCGAGATGGACGTCCCCCTGGCCGAGCCGGTCGTCCGGGCCGTCCAGGAGGCGCTGGCGCTCGGGGACACCGGGTATCCGGCCGGGACGGCGTACGCCGAGGCGCTCGCAGGGTTCGCGGCCGGGCGGTGGGGCTGGGACGGGCTCGCGGTGGAGCGTACGGCGATCGTGCCGGACGTGATGCTGGGCATCGTCGAGATGCTCAAGCTGGTCTCCGGGCCGGGTGACCCGGTGGTCGTCAACTCGCCCGTGTACCCGCCCTTCTACGGGTTCGTCGAGAACATGGGCCGCAAGGTCGTCGAGGCCCCGCTCGGGGCGGACGGCCGGATCGACTTCGCGGTCCTGGAGGACACCTTCGGGCGGCTCCGCGGGGACGCGGGACGCCCCGCGTATCTGCTGTGCAGCCCGCACAACCCCACCGGCGCCGTGCACACCGCCGACGAGCTGGCGTCCGTGGCGGCGCTGGCACGGACTTACGGCGTACGGGTCGTGGCCGACGAGATCCACGCCCCGATCACGGCGGCGGGGGCGACCTTCGTGCCCTACCTCGCCGTGCCGGGCGCGGAGAGCGGGCTGTCGCTGATGTCGGCCTCGAAGGCGTGGAACCTGGCCGGGCTCAAGGCGGCCGTGGCCGTCGCCGGGCCCGAGGCGGCCGACGACCTGGCACGCCTTCCCGAGGAGGTCGGCCACGGCCCCAGCCACGTCGGCGTCATCGCCCACACCGCCGCGCTCAGGGACGGCGGCGCCTGGCTCGACGCCCTGCTCGGCGGCCTCGACGACAACCGCCGCCTGCTGACCGCCCTCCTCGCCGAGCACCTGCCCGCCGTGCGCCACGAACCCTCTGAGGCCACGTATCTGGCCTGGCTGGACTGCCGGGCGCTGGACCTGGACGGCGACCCGGCGGACGTCTTCCTGGAGCGCGGGCGGGTCGCCCTGACCTCCGGCATCCCGTTCGGCACGGGCGGCGCGGGCTTCGTCCGGCTGAACCTGGCGACCTCTCCCGAACTGATCACCGAGGGGGTCCGGCGGATGGCTGCGGCTGTGGGGTGA